Sequence from the Erythrolamprus reginae isolate rEryReg1 chromosome 2, rEryReg1.hap1, whole genome shotgun sequence genome:
gacccggTTCGtaactagaaaagttcgtaagtagaggcaatttttcccatagaaatcaatgtaaacgATTTTGAATAatgcgaataatgcgtgcaaacccatcccaaaactcaccccttttgccttattactgccTGCATTCTGATCCTTTTTCGGGGGTGGCTGGCAAGGGCGTAAAGACAGTGGAGGCTGCCCGGAGAGAACCTCATGGGTGGATTGAAATGTGCGGGAAGCTGCCTGGTGGCTTGTCAGCcgacagggcttccaccctccttgaaagttttccaTGACAGtagcaggcaaaggggaatctGGAGGAGTCCCTTCAAGGCGCCCAAAGCAGCGGGTTTTAATTCCTCCTACCTTCCATCCCCGCGGACCCTTCCCGATGCCTCCCTGCCATCCGCCAAGGAAGAAGTTTTCTGAGAGGGGcaccataaaaatctaataaataataataaaaaataaataaaaagaagaagagagcggAAAAGTTGTGAGGGGTGGTAGAAGGACCCGCGTGAGGAACTAGAAGGAAACCCGTGGAGCAGGGTGAAGAGAGCCAGGCAGAGGAGGAGGGTGCAAGGCAGGGTTTATCCCCAGCCTTGATCCCGAAGGCCAATCCGTGAAGTGAGCATCGGAGTCGCTGCGGTCTTTTGGGGAGCGCTCCATCAGAGACTTCTCCATGTTTTCACTACTAAAGGCTTTGGTGCACAAAAGCCAAGGACGGTTGCTCTCTTTTAGGGAGAGGGACTTGGACTGAACGACTCTCCATTGGAGTTTTTGCCGGTCCATGGTGAGAATCCGGCACTACAGCAGGAAATGTGTTGCCCCCGCTGTGTTCTGGCttccatgttttttaaattaccaaTGAGTCATCTGGTAAGGTGGGTTGTTTCCAGATTCCAGCTACCACCATTCCGGCTGCCATTAATATGTGTATCGTTAGGTAATAATTATCTTGGCCCAATTTTTTATCTATGATTCCTAGAAGAAATGCTtttgatttcttatttattttgactttaatTATGTCCcttatccatttttgtattttggTCCAAAATTTCTTGATCGatggacaagtccaccacataagATAATAGGTTCCCATATTTTCTTTACGACTCCAACAATGTGGCTTTAATCTAGAATACATTTGGGCTAATCTTGCAGGAGGGAGATGCCATCATCTATAACACGTTTTGTATAAGCTCTCCCTATAAGTCAATTTcatcaatttataatttttaggCTAAGTTATGTCCAAAATTTTTGTTCCAATTGTGAATATTAGTTAGAAAATTAGAAAGGAGATTCGtacgacccccaccctccttgccttccgtaacagTCTGAAGAcgcacttataccgccaggcctggggccatcagaactcaatgaatgtgttgagagaatgtaaCATGAatagaatgattgttttttatggcggtttttttggggggtgttcaattttaattaaatcaaGAGGCATAAACGATAATGACTATTTTTGGAAGTTAAGTTATAGCATTTAATTAGGAAGAAACTGGACAATtacaggtggtagacccaggcaacaaaaataggaggaaggaggcagcattagatcaAAAGTAGATGTACCcggaataatatattaaaaatataaatatatataaagggaaAGATATGTTTAAGAAATAGCTCTGATgttgacatgattgaaacatttatatatgttaaagggttaaataaagtccaggagggaagtgtttttaataggaaagtgaacacaagaacaaggggacacaatctgaagttagttggggggaaagatcaaaagcaacgtgagaaaatattattttacggaaagagtagtagatccttggaacaaacttccagcagacgtcgtagataaatccacaggaactgaatttaaacatgcctgggataaacatatatccattgtaagataaaatacagaaaatagtataagggcagaccagatggaccatgaggtctttttctgccgtcagacttctatgtttctatgttgaaatGAAGTTAAGGCTTCTGAATTGATAGTCTGCTAACCATAAAAGGGagtaagaggaagtagaaagggaagtaggaaagaggtagagaaggagaaagaaggtagagggaagagagggagataaagggaggggagtagtatgaaatatagaaggaaagcagacTGGAGATAAAAGTATGAAAGGAGAAAAccaaggatatatgtttatgataTTTCGGATAGAAATATATAACTGGATGTCTCGATAATATGGTATATGTACGAATGTTTGTGTAAGTTTggtgaaaaaaatagaaattattaaaaaaaataaatgagtgaCCACACATATTTTTGACGTCAAGAATATAAGTGCTGGAAAAGCTCCAGGGATTGTGGGGAAATGCAGATATTGCAAATGACAGCTGATTATGCACAAGAAGATCCACACGGGAGAAAAGTCTTGAAAGTGCTCCCAATGTGGTAAATTCTTTAGTGAGCATGGCAACATGGCGATACCTCAGCGGAATCGCATGATGTAagagtgtccagattgtgtgaAAGTTTCATTGGAAGGCCTCACCTCATGAGACAACAGAGGACTCATATACGGGGGGTAAATGTTCCCGCTAatattttttcggtgtgggcggaaaagtatagtgtctgagtggcatagaagtataaataaataaataaataaatgaataagcaaataaataagcaaataaacaaagaaacaaataaaaattaaattaaatttaataatttaattaaatttaataatttaattaaattaaaaattaaattaaattaaaaattaaattaaattaaattattaaattaaataaataaattaaattaaattaaattaaataattaaattaaattaaattaaattaatctcccccctgcctctgtgtgtgtgtgtttctatgtgaactcttgaaccatttccaaaaaaaggtgagggctgggggtttttttctccgttattatttaagtgctttttaccatatgctttaaatcaagagtcacttctctctctgtttctctctctttcctgtcattctctgcctcattttctcatttctctttttttctccccttttttctatcatttctctctctcccttccttccactcttctctctttcttgctttgtctctctctctctctggctggcATTTTGTCAGACTTTGAagacatagattttctccatatgtgtttgtgtgtgtaggtgggtgtgtttgtttttttattcaatCCATATacactgtttccccgaaaataagacatcctgAAAATAAGTCCCACAGGGCTTTTCAGGACATGCATTGAAATAAGCCCTGTCCTGAAAATAAGCCCCCTCCCCAATACTTTCTGGGGAAAAGAGGAACATGCTGGGAAGTGTTCTTTCCCTGGCGGGGACTCTTTTACacaagaaagtgagagaaagcgaGAGCAGGTGTGCAAACACCCGCAGGACTAGCTCGGCTCATATGGGCTCTGCGTACATCATTTTGAAATGCGCTCCTCCCTGTGAAAAACAGCAGACAACCTTCGAAGCCTTCATCGCAGGCAGGAGCATGTTTCAAAATTCTGCAGAAGGCAGCTCAGAGCAGCCAAACCAGTTTAGCAAGTGAGGGAGTCAGAGAGAAGGGGCAGAGCCAAAAGCGAGGGCGACAGGGACCTCTGCTTCTCAAGCCCTGGGCTCATCTGGGCTCTGCCTATGTTAGTTTGAAACGCCTCCTGCTTGCTCGCCGGCTCAGGTCTTTTCATCCACCACCTGTCTCCTTCAGATGGGGGATGCAGGCAAGGGCGGTGCATTTTAATGCCCTGCAGGACACtgatcctcctccgcctcctaatatcggggaaaggaggagggggaagaaactcTCGCAGGCTGCATAAGGTATCTGAGCTGAGAGCCAAACTTCTAGTTGGGCTGAGCTGCGCTTCCTTCCttgccagtacagtggtacctcatgatacgaacttaattggttccaggaggaggttcgtaaggtgaaaagttcgtaagacgaaacaatgtttcccataggaatcaatgtaaaagcaaataatgcgtgcaaatccttcaggaaaatcccaaactttagaagggaggtgaacagagggcagggaggagcagctaaagggggcgggtggaagaagcaaggctaagcTAAAGGGtgagtaggaaggaagaaaggcaagggaggcgcccctcccttttctttcttcaaaagacaccctttcagtgcctctgcaggcacgttgttctctgcaaagtctttccccctccaagccgcccctcccttttcttttttcaaaagacaccctttcagtgcctttgcaagcacgctgttctctacAAAGTCTTTcccctccaagcagcccctcccttttctttcttcaaaagacaccctttcagtgcctctgcaagcacgctgttctctgcaaagtctttccccctccaagccgcccctcccttttctttcttcaaaagataccctttcagtgcctctgcaagcacgctgttctctgcaaagtctttccccctccaagccgcccctcccttttctttcttcaaaagacaccctttcagtgcctctgcaagcacgctgttctcctacttttgttaatgcaaagtctttccccctccacaccgcccctcccttttctttcttcaaaaaaggggggggaaagaaaccccttcatcccagcagcagcggcttgggttcgtaaggtgaaaatagtttggaagaagaggcaaaaaaatcttaaacaccgggttcgtatctcgaaaagtttgttagaagaggcgttcgtaagatgaggtaccactgtacttgagttTAGCAGCTCTGTGTGCCGGTTGGCTGGTCTCTTTAGGAAATAAAAGCTTGAAAAATACAGAAACTCTCCTCATGAGGTtaagcaattaacaacttctcgCAGTGAGAAGAGTTTCTCTACCGTGCAAGGGTTTTTTCTGTAAAGAGACCAGCTGAGAGatacacagagctgccaaactcCAGTACCGGTAAGACACCTGTCTCGCGCCCCACCCCCTTGGTGATCTGCTCCGCCCTCCCAGCCACCCCAaattgtgtcttattttcagaAGGAAACAGCATCTACAATTATATAATCTATCCCTAGCATTTCAAGATTTATTTGATGATAGTCCTTTGTATTGCTGAGAAATCTTGATTGACCCGATTAAATCTCTaactattttataaacaattaaaatactacttttcttttaatcttaCAGACAAAGAGAATGGCAATAAGAGCACTCTGGACAATTGTAAATAAGAACCAAcgttgaaaagggaagaaaatcaagCGGAAAATCAAAATATTACCATTTCGTTCAGAAAACCATACAATTCCTACAGCAGCTGTTACAcgagagagaaaatcaagacaGATTTCAAACTCGAATAAGCAGATTAAGAAGAACTCAAGGAAAGGTTACATGAAAAGTCAAAGGAGATTATTTTTCAATCAGAAAACAATGAAATATCTGGAAGTCAGTGAGGAGGAAAAGGTCAATAGTAAAATCATGTAGAGAAGACAGGAATGAAAGCCTCTCCCACCACTAAACAAAGCATTGCCCCTATTTTTGGTGACCTCAACTGTGGGAAAGCAACATAAATTTGCCTAATGTTGAAAACAAAGAGATTGTAAATCATAGCTGTTTTTGCAATGAGGAGCTAGACATGCGAAAAGCATACGTATTATCTCAATGTAGCAAAATCTGATCAGAACAGCTCCCTTGTGATTCATGGAAGCAACCACACAAGAGGGAAACCACAAAAGTGCTCCCTATATGCTAAGTCTTTTAGTGAACATGGCAACATGGTGGAATACCAGAAGACACACATGGAAGAGAAAACATATGACTGTGCAGATTGTGTAAATGTTTCTTCAGAAATTCTCAGGTCATGAGACACTAAAGGACACACACGAGAATAAAAGGATTTGAACATCCTTTTCTATGAGAAAGATTTCAAACAGAGAATTCCAGCCTGCTGAACTACCCGACTCGCaaagaagagaaaacatttgaatgtgcTGAGTATgtaaaaaaattagtagtaatttcagtcatgaaacaccagaGGTCTCACGCAGGAAAGAAatcatttgaatgtcctgactgtgggaaaagttttagtgatagttccaaGCTGGTGGaaaaccagaggactcacacaggagagaaaccctttgaatgtcctgaccgTGGCAatagttttagtcagaattccgacctggtgcaacaccagaggactcacacaggagataaaccctttgaatgtcctggctgtgagaaaggttttagtcagaattctgacctggtgaaacaccagaggactcacacaggagagaaaccctttgaatgtcctgtctgtgggaaaagttttagtcagaattctgacctggtgaaacaccagaggactcacacaggagagaaaccctttgaatgtcctgactgtgagaaaagttttagtcagaattctgacctggtgaaacaccagaggactcacacaggagagaaaccctttgaatgtcctgactgtgagaaaagttttagtcagaattctgacctggtgaaacacaagaggactcacacaggagagaaaccctttgaatgtcctgactgtgggaaaagttttagtcagaattccgatctggtgcaacaccagaggactcacacaggagagaaaccctttgaatgtcctgactgtgggaaaagttttagtcagaattccgacCTGGTAAAACAcatgaggactcacacaggagagaaaccctttgaatgtcctgactgtgcgaaaagttttagtcagaattccgacctggtgaaacaccagaggactcacacaggggagaaaccctttgaatgtcctgactgtgggaaaagttttagtcagaataccaacctggtgaaacaccagaggactcacacaggagagaaaccctttgaatgtcctgactgtgagaaacgttttagtcagaattctgacctggtgaaacacaagaggactcacacaggagagaaaccctttgaatgtcctgactgtgggaaaagttttagtcagaataccaacctggtgaaacaccagaggactcacacaggagagaaacgctttgaatgtcctgactgtggggaaaaatttagtcagaattccagcctggtgaaacaccagaggactcacacaggagagaaaccctttgaatgtcctgactgtgagaaaagttttagtcagaattccaacctggtgcaacacctgaggagtcacacaggagagaaaccctttgaatgtcctgtctgtggaaaatgttttagtcagaattccaacctggtgcaacaccagaggactcacacaggagaaaaaccctttgcatgtcctgtctgtgggaaatgttttagtcagaattccaacctggtgcaacaccagaggactcatacaggagaggaACCCTTCAAATgtactgtgggaaaggttttagcgatagt
This genomic interval carries:
- the LOC139160053 gene encoding zinc finger protein 271-like — translated: MKHQRSHAGKKSFECPDCGKSFSDSSKLVENQRTHTGEKPFECPDRGNSFSQNSDLVQHQRTHTGDKPFECPGCEKGFSQNSDLVKHQRTHTGEKPFECPVCGKSFSQNSDLVKHQRTHTGEKPFECPDCEKSFSQNSDLVKHQRTHTGEKPFECPDCEKSFSQNSDLVKHKRTHTGEKPFECPDCGKSFSQNSDLVQHQRTHTGEKPFECPDCGKSFSQNSDLVKHMRTHTGEKPFECPDCAKSFSQNSDLVKHQRTHTGEKPFECPDCGKSFSQNTNLVKHQRTHTGEKPFECPDCEKRFSQNSDLVKHKRTHTGEKPFECPDCGKSFSQNTNLVKHQRTHTGEKRFECPDCGEKFSQNSSLVKHQRTHTGEKPFECPDCEKSFSQNSNLVQHLRSHTGEKPFECPVCGKCFSQNSNLVQHQRTHTGEKPFACPVCGKCFSQNSNLVQHQRTHTGEEPFKCTVGKVLAIVPAW